Proteins encoded by one window of Sphingosinicella sp. BN140058:
- the pal gene encoding peptidoglycan-associated lipoprotein Pal, translated as MMNSASLKIVAIAAALAMTAGCAKKAPKELPPAPVGADGTGADGTGDPNGGVGNAVVPGSQADFIRTVGQGRDRILFETDSYSVDAEDRAVLDAQAAWLQANPNVRVTIEGHADERGTREYNLALGERRANSAAAYLQSRGISASRMSVISWGKERPEALGSDESAWALNRRAVTVVPQ; from the coding sequence ATGATGAACTCAGCCAGCCTCAAGATCGTCGCGATCGCCGCAGCGCTCGCAATGACCGCCGGCTGCGCCAAGAAGGCGCCGAAGGAGCTCCCGCCCGCCCCGGTCGGCGCGGACGGAACCGGCGCCGATGGGACCGGCGATCCCAATGGCGGCGTCGGCAATGCCGTCGTGCCGGGCTCGCAGGCCGATTTCATCCGCACCGTCGGCCAGGGCCGCGACCGCATCCTGTTCGAAACCGACAGCTATTCGGTCGATGCCGAGGATCGCGCAGTGCTCGACGCGCAGGCCGCCTGGCTGCAGGCCAATCCGAACGTGCGGGTTACCATCGAAGGTCACGCCGACGAGCGCGGAACCCGCGAATATAATCTTGCGCTCGGCGAGCGCCGCGCCAATTCCGCGGCCGCCTATCTGCAGAGCCGCGGCATCTCGGCAAGCCGAATGAGTGTGATCAGCTGGGGCAAGGAGCGGCCCGAGGCGCTCGGCTCCGACGAAAGCGCCTGGGCCCTGAACCGCCGCGCCGTAACCGTGGTCCCGCAATAA
- a CDS encoding isoaspartyl peptidase/L-asparaginase family protein, giving the protein MSDSPTPWKLVIHGGAGVIERDLLSTDQEQAIRAALDKALRTGGAILDRGGSALDAVEATARALEDDPHFNAGRGSVFTYQGTIEMDAAIMDGRDRNAGAVAGISATRNPISLARVVMEQSPHVFLSREGADQYSRDHDLEQAPPEYFATPERRAALEDMRAQPDVFDADLKYGTVGAVAVDRNGHVAAATSTGGLTGKRWARIGDSPLIGCGTYADDRAGAVSCTGAGEYFIRATVAQEICARMRMLGEDVQTAADTVIGDVGALGGTGGVIVVTPAGESAFAFNTPGMYRGVASAGSKKVAIYGDE; this is encoded by the coding sequence ATGTCCGATTCGCCGACCCCCTGGAAGCTGGTCATCCACGGTGGGGCCGGAGTGATCGAGCGCGATCTTCTGTCCACGGACCAGGAGCAGGCGATCCGCGCGGCGCTCGACAAGGCGCTGCGCACGGGCGGTGCGATTCTCGACCGCGGCGGCAGCGCGCTCGATGCGGTCGAGGCAACCGCACGCGCGCTCGAGGATGATCCGCATTTCAACGCCGGTCGCGGATCGGTGTTCACCTATCAGGGCACGATCGAGATGGACGCGGCAATCATGGATGGCCGCGATCGCAACGCCGGCGCGGTCGCCGGAATCAGCGCGACCCGAAACCCGATCAGCCTCGCCCGTGTGGTGATGGAGCAGAGCCCGCATGTCTTCCTCAGCCGAGAGGGCGCCGATCAATATTCGCGCGATCACGACCTGGAGCAGGCGCCGCCTGAATATTTCGCGACGCCCGAGCGCCGCGCCGCCCTCGAAGACATGCGCGCCCAGCCGGACGTGTTCGACGCAGACCTGAAATATGGGACGGTCGGCGCCGTCGCGGTCGACCGCAACGGCCACGTCGCGGCCGCGACTTCGACCGGCGGGCTTACCGGCAAGCGCTGGGCGCGGATCGGCGACTCGCCCTTGATCGGTTGCGGCACCTATGCCGACGACCGCGCAGGCGCCGTCTCCTGCACCGGAGCCGGCGAGTATTTCATCCGTGCGACGGTGGCGCAGGAGATCTGCGCGCGAATGCGCATGCTCGGCGAGGACGTGCAGACGGCGGCCGACACGGTGATCGGCGACGTCGGCGCGCTCGGCGGCACCGGCGGGGTGATCGTGGTGACCCCCGCAGGCGAGTCCGCCTTCGCGTTCAACACGCCCGGAATGTATCGGGGCGTCGCCTCGGCCGGGAGCAAGAAGGTCGCGATCTACGGCGACGAATGA
- a CDS encoding helix-turn-helix transcriptional regulator, whose product MAETLSNRLRALRTEQNLTQADLAELVGVSRKTINTVENGVFVPSTILALKLARALGRSVEQLFSLGEPE is encoded by the coding sequence ATGGCTGAGACCCTCTCGAACCGCCTGCGGGCGCTCCGGACGGAGCAGAATTTGACCCAGGCGGACCTTGCCGAACTGGTGGGGGTCAGTCGCAAGACGATCAACACGGTCGAGAACGGCGTGTTCGTGCCGTCGACGATCCTTGCCCTCAAGCTTGCCCGCGCGCTCGGCCGCAGCGTGGAGCAGCTCTTCTCCCTGGGCGAGCCGGAGTGA
- a CDS encoding YbgC/FadM family acyl-CoA thioesterase has translation MTIGESLRPAEGRFEGRTHHFPLRVYFEDTDVAGIVYYANYLRFMERARSDLLRALDIDQRGTLEAGEGVYAVADVSIRYKLPAKLGDDLRIVTELQEIRAASVLIHQRVMRGEEMLTDALVTAAFLSPEGRPKRQPRAWVERFERLQGEV, from the coding sequence GTGACGATCGGAGAGAGTTTGCGCCCGGCCGAAGGCAGGTTCGAGGGGAGGACCCATCATTTCCCCCTGCGCGTCTATTTCGAGGACACCGATGTCGCAGGCATCGTCTACTACGCGAACTATCTGCGCTTCATGGAGCGCGCGCGCTCGGATCTGCTGCGCGCGCTCGACATCGATCAGCGCGGCACGCTGGAGGCGGGCGAGGGCGTCTATGCGGTCGCCGACGTGTCGATCCGCTACAAGCTGCCGGCCAAGCTCGGCGACGATCTGCGGATCGTAACCGAGCTCCAGGAGATCCGCGCGGCGAGCGTGCTCATTCATCAACGGGTCATGCGCGGCGAGGAAATGCTCACCGACGCATTGGTGACGGCGGCGTTTCTCAGTCCCGAAGGCCGTCCCAAGCGCCAGCCGCGTGCGTGGGTCGAACGGTTCGAGCGGTTGCAAGGAGAGGTTTGA
- a CDS encoding biopolymer transporter ExbD: MAMGPLHSGGQRGRRTPMAEINVTPMVDVMLVLLIIFMVTAPLLVAGVPVDMPESKAGALDQEQEPISISLDPAGAIFIGDQEVPAEELGARLATLAGNSKEEGGPRVFLRADRGLDYGRVMSVMGEINAAGLRKVALVSVASGESR; the protein is encoded by the coding sequence ATGGCGATGGGCCCTCTCCATAGCGGCGGTCAGCGCGGGCGGCGGACGCCGATGGCGGAGATCAACGTCACGCCGATGGTTGACGTGATGCTGGTGCTGCTGATCATCTTCATGGTCACCGCACCCCTGCTGGTCGCCGGCGTCCCCGTAGACATGCCCGAGAGCAAGGCGGGCGCGCTCGATCAGGAGCAGGAGCCGATCTCGATCTCGCTCGATCCCGCCGGCGCGATCTTCATCGGCGATCAGGAAGTGCCGGCCGAGGAGCTCGGCGCACGGCTGGCCACCCTCGCCGGCAATTCCAAGGAAGAGGGCGGTCCCCGCGTGTTCCTCCGCGCCGATCGCGGCCTCGATTATGGCCGGGTGATGTCGGTCATGGGTGAGATCAATGCCGCGGGCCTGCGCAAGGTCGCCCTGGTCAGCGTCGCCTCCGGCGAGAGCCGGTAA
- a CDS encoding S1/P1 nuclease — MLKRILPFFALLIMGTPASAWWDYGHHTVGRIGYMLARPETRAKIDRLIAKSQTLETPTCPIRDIEDAAYWPDCIKGLKERFSYSASWHYQNVDICKPFDLEGPCRDGNCVSAQITRNAKLLADETLPTRERLMALAFLAHFVGDLHMPLHAGDKADLGGNRFGANYGVIAGRTNLHTIWDGYLADRGISTPPGGAAALVAEIPSAERPAIAAGSVEDWSRENWQVARDLAYGSVMADPCGPASAERPTIDEATTQRLIPVIRQRIARGGIRLARLLDEALSG, encoded by the coding sequence ATGTTGAAGCGTATCCTCCCCTTTTTCGCCCTGCTGATCATGGGCACCCCGGCCTCTGCCTGGTGGGATTATGGACATCACACGGTCGGCCGCATCGGCTACATGCTGGCCCGGCCGGAAACCCGCGCGAAGATCGACCGGCTGATTGCGAAGTCGCAAACGCTCGAGACGCCGACCTGTCCGATCCGCGACATCGAAGATGCCGCTTACTGGCCGGACTGCATCAAGGGCCTCAAGGAGCGGTTCAGCTACAGCGCCAGCTGGCATTACCAGAATGTCGACATCTGCAAGCCGTTCGACCTGGAGGGGCCTTGCCGCGACGGCAATTGCGTTTCTGCGCAGATCACGCGCAACGCGAAATTGCTGGCAGACGAGACCCTGCCGACGCGCGAGCGGCTGATGGCGCTCGCCTTCCTCGCCCACTTCGTCGGCGATCTCCACATGCCGCTCCACGCCGGTGACAAGGCCGATCTCGGCGGCAATCGGTTCGGCGCCAATTACGGCGTGATCGCCGGACGGACCAACCTTCACACCATCTGGGACGGCTATCTCGCCGATCGCGGCATCTCGACTCCACCTGGAGGCGCTGCCGCGCTGGTGGCCGAGATCCCTTCGGCGGAGCGGCCGGCGATTGCGGCCGGCAGCGTCGAGGACTGGAGCCGGGAGAATTGGCAGGTCGCCCGGGATCTCGCTTACGGCTCGGTGATGGCCGATCCGTGCGGCCCCGCCTCCGCGGAGCGGCCGACGATCGACGAGGCGACGACGCAGCGGCTGATCCCGGTCATCCGCCAGCGCATCGCCCGCGGCGGGATCCGGCTGGCCCGGCTGTTGGACGAGGCTTTGTCGGGGTAA
- the ispG gene encoding flavodoxin-dependent (E)-4-hydroxy-3-methylbut-2-enyl-diphosphate synthase: protein MSVRPWRDIARRPSRQIMVGNVAVGGDAPVTVQTMTNTITADAKATIDQIRRCEEAGADIIRVSCPDEASTAALKQIVRAARVPIVADIHFHYKRALEAADAGAACLRINPGNIGSDDRVREVVNAAKANGCAIRIGVNAGSLERDLLEKYGEPCPEALVESALDHIRLLEDHDFREYKVAVKASDVFLAVAAYQQLAEAVDCPLHLGITEAGGLRGGTVKSAIGIGSLLWFGIGDTIRVSLSAEPEEEVRVGFEILKGLGIRNRGVRVVSCPSCARQGFDVIRTVQTLEERLQHIRTPMSLSVLGCVVNGPGEARETDIGITGGGNGKHMVFLSGVTDHHVRDEDMVEHIVRLVEAKAAEIEADRAAAEAAGPIGVAAE, encoded by the coding sequence ATGTCAGTACGTCCGTGGCGCGACATCGCGCGTCGTCCTTCCCGTCAGATCATGGTCGGCAACGTTGCCGTCGGTGGCGACGCGCCCGTCACCGTGCAGACGATGACCAACACCATCACCGCGGACGCGAAGGCGACGATCGATCAGATCCGGCGCTGCGAGGAAGCCGGCGCCGACATCATCCGCGTTTCCTGCCCGGACGAAGCCTCGACCGCGGCGCTGAAGCAGATCGTGCGCGCCGCGCGCGTGCCGATCGTCGCGGACATCCACTTCCACTACAAGCGCGCGCTTGAGGCCGCCGACGCCGGCGCGGCCTGCCTCCGGATAAATCCGGGCAATATCGGCTCCGACGACCGCGTCCGCGAAGTCGTCAACGCCGCCAAGGCCAACGGCTGCGCGATCCGCATCGGAGTCAATGCCGGCAGCCTGGAGCGCGACCTGCTCGAAAAATATGGCGAGCCCTGCCCGGAGGCCCTGGTCGAGAGCGCGCTCGACCACATCCGGCTGCTCGAGGACCATGATTTCCGGGAATACAAGGTCGCGGTGAAGGCATCCGACGTCTTCCTCGCCGTTGCCGCCTACCAGCAACTCGCCGAAGCCGTCGATTGTCCGCTCCACCTCGGCATCACCGAGGCCGGGGGCCTGCGCGGCGGCACCGTGAAGAGCGCGATCGGCATCGGTTCGCTGCTCTGGTTCGGGATCGGCGACACGATCCGCGTGTCGCTCTCGGCCGAGCCGGAGGAGGAGGTCCGTGTCGGCTTCGAGATCCTGAAGGGTCTCGGCATCCGCAACCGCGGTGTCCGTGTGGTCTCGTGTCCGTCCTGCGCCCGTCAGGGCTTCGACGTCATCCGAACCGTCCAGACGCTCGAGGAGCGGCTGCAACATATTCGCACGCCGATGTCGCTGTCGGTGCTCGGCTGCGTCGTCAACGGCCCCGGCGAGGCGCGCGAGACCGACATCGGCATCACCGGCGGCGGCAACGGCAAGCATATGGTGTTCCTGTCCGGCGTTACCGACCATCATGTCCGCGACGAGGACATGGTCGAGCACATCGTCCGTCTGGTCGAGGCCAAGGCGGCTGAGATCGAAGCGGATCGTGCGGCGGCGGAGGCGGCAGGGCCGATCGGGGTCGCCGCCGAGTGA
- a CDS encoding SPFH domain-containing protein: MMTMSQGSSDLRALRLSRETPAHTSSGYAMLLVVLLAVVAIGGGLAVTASGARLLGVLIMATSLLIGLFVLGGFYFLQPNQAAAILLFGDYRGTDRTAGLRWCLPWLTRTKISTRVHNVTSERLKVNDLRGNPIEIASNVVFRVTDTAQALYDVDDYNKFVFVQIESAVRAIGARYPYDDIEHQETTLRGNADVVSEELKAELQDRVAVAGITIDECRLTHLAYAQEIAQAMLRRQQAEAVIAARQKLVTGAVTMVESALQMLSEKQVVELDDERRAAMVSNLMVVLCSERDTQPVVNTGTLYQ, encoded by the coding sequence ATGATGACCATGTCTCAGGGGAGTTCGGATCTGCGGGCGCTGCGTCTGTCGCGCGAGACGCCGGCGCACACGTCCAGCGGCTATGCGATGCTGCTGGTGGTGTTGCTCGCGGTCGTCGCGATCGGGGGCGGACTGGCGGTGACCGCATCCGGGGCGCGGCTGCTCGGCGTACTGATCATGGCGACGTCGTTGCTGATCGGGCTGTTCGTTCTGGGCGGCTTCTACTTCCTGCAGCCCAACCAGGCTGCGGCCATTCTGCTCTTCGGCGATTACCGAGGCACGGACCGCACGGCCGGCCTGCGCTGGTGCCTGCCGTGGCTGACCCGCACCAAGATCTCGACGCGGGTGCACAACGTCACGTCCGAACGGCTGAAGGTCAACGATCTGCGGGGCAACCCGATCGAGATCGCCTCCAACGTCGTGTTCCGGGTCACCGACACCGCCCAGGCGCTGTACGACGTCGACGATTACAACAAGTTCGTGTTCGTCCAGATCGAAAGCGCAGTGCGCGCGATCGGCGCCCGCTATCCCTATGACGACATCGAACATCAGGAGACGACCCTGCGCGGCAATGCCGACGTGGTCAGCGAGGAGTTGAAGGCGGAGCTGCAGGATCGCGTCGCCGTCGCCGGCATTACCATCGACGAATGCCGCCTCACCCACCTTGCCTACGCACAGGAGATCGCTCAGGCGATGCTGCGCCGCCAGCAGGCCGAGGCCGTCATCGCCGCCCGGCAGAAGCTGGTCACCGGTGCGGTGACGATGGTCGAAAGCGCGCTCCAGATGCTGTCCGAGAAGCAGGTGGTCGAGCTTGACGACGAACGCCGCGCGGCGATGGTGTCGAACCTGATGGTCGTGCTTTGCTCGGAACGCGACACGCAGCCCGTCGTCAACACGGGGACCCTCTACCAGTAG
- a CDS encoding cell envelope biogenesis protein TolA, with amino-acid sequence MDRAEATGFGIAFAGHAALLALLAFGLATAKIPKPQADPIEVSFVDEVALESQSPSPTAEQPAAKLAEEEGPVEPSAPAPMPEPLPTPQVEPQPQPRVEPRPAPPVPAPTPRPTPKPAPAPKPVPQPKAQPPKPAPPRPAQPRPAPPKPAQARPAQPKAAQPKAAPKTAAPKAAPQRPNPKAASGSGGTQQKASPNARPTGRLSGLLNGINENPSQSRSTAPPAAKAGPAVQASLQRAIRDQLRPHWKSPTGADADQLRTLVTVRLSRTGAVIDVGDVQTTGITPSNRAQVKLHQEQALRAIRLAAPFRLPAEFYDAWKVIRPAFDKRLSQ; translated from the coding sequence ATGGATCGGGCGGAGGCCACCGGTTTCGGCATCGCGTTCGCGGGGCATGCCGCCCTGCTGGCATTGCTCGCCTTCGGCCTCGCCACCGCCAAGATCCCGAAGCCGCAGGCCGATCCGATCGAAGTCTCGTTCGTGGACGAGGTCGCGCTGGAGAGTCAGTCGCCGAGCCCCACCGCCGAACAACCCGCGGCCAAGCTTGCCGAGGAAGAAGGGCCGGTCGAGCCATCGGCACCCGCGCCGATGCCGGAGCCGCTGCCAACCCCGCAGGTGGAACCACAGCCGCAACCCCGGGTCGAGCCCCGGCCGGCGCCGCCGGTGCCCGCGCCGACGCCGCGTCCCACCCCCAAACCGGCGCCGGCGCCGAAGCCGGTACCGCAACCCAAGGCGCAGCCGCCCAAGCCTGCACCGCCGCGGCCCGCCCAGCCCAGGCCCGCGCCGCCCAAGCCGGCCCAGGCCAGGCCGGCCCAGCCTAAGGCCGCACAGCCCAAAGCAGCGCCGAAGACTGCCGCCCCCAAGGCAGCGCCGCAGCGCCCGAACCCCAAGGCGGCGAGCGGCAGCGGCGGTACCCAGCAGAAGGCTTCTCCCAACGCCCGCCCAACCGGACGCCTCAGCGGTCTTCTGAACGGGATCAACGAGAACCCGTCCCAGAGCCGCTCGACCGCGCCGCCGGCGGCGAAGGCCGGACCGGCGGTGCAAGCGTCGCTACAGCGGGCGATCCGGGACCAGCTGCGGCCGCATTGGAAGTCGCCCACCGGCGCCGACGCCGACCAGCTGCGGACGTTGGTAACGGTGAGACTCTCCCGTACCGGCGCCGTCATCGACGTCGGCGACGTGCAGACTACCGGCATCACGCCGAGCAACCGTGCCCAGGTGAAGCTCCATCAGGAGCAGGCGCTGAGGGCGATCCGCCTTGCCGCACCGTTCCGGCTCCCGGCAGAATTTTACGACGCCTGGAAAGTGATCAGGCCAGCATTCGACAAGAGGCTTTCGCAATGA
- the tolB gene encoding Tol-Pal system beta propeller repeat protein TolB: MKTALSLLAGLGAIALGATGAAAQDSPLSVDVTDTSAEDMTIAVPVMPTPAVANTVAGTTEALGRQVAEVVAGDLSRSGLFKPVGPGGVRAVSFPEVTAPAFDHWSGTGAAALVQGFVRANSDGQLTVGCYLYDVALKSELTRQGYVVAPRDWRRAAHKCADAIYARLSGESPFFDSRIAYIAESGPKNRRIKRLAIMDSDGANHRFLTNGQSTVLTPRFSPDYKQIVYLSYIENRPRIYIYDIGTGRQRVVTESANQTFAPRFSPDGRWILYSMAVGGNTDIYRISASGGQPQRLTNTPGIDVGGSYSPDGSKIVFESDRSGKQQLYVMDADGSNQRRISFGGGSYATPEWSPRGDLIAFTKIAGNFRVGVMTPDGSGERLLTNSWQDEAPTWSPNGRVIQFFRTSQGRSGGSSVWQVDLTGVNERRIPTPLEGSDPTWGPLLP; the protein is encoded by the coding sequence ATGAAGACCGCACTCTCCCTGCTCGCCGGCCTTGGCGCAATCGCACTCGGCGCAACCGGCGCAGCCGCCCAGGATTCGCCGCTGAGCGTGGACGTGACGGACACCAGTGCGGAGGACATGACCATCGCCGTGCCGGTGATGCCGACACCCGCTGTCGCGAACACGGTTGCGGGCACCACCGAAGCCCTCGGTCGCCAGGTCGCCGAGGTCGTCGCGGGCGATTTGTCGCGCAGCGGCCTGTTCAAGCCGGTCGGCCCGGGCGGCGTTCGTGCGGTGAGCTTCCCCGAAGTCACCGCCCCGGCCTTCGACCATTGGTCGGGCACCGGCGCTGCCGCCCTCGTCCAGGGCTTCGTCCGCGCCAATTCCGATGGTCAGCTCACCGTCGGCTGCTATCTCTATGACGTCGCGCTCAAGTCTGAACTGACCCGCCAGGGCTATGTCGTCGCGCCGCGCGACTGGCGACGGGCAGCGCACAAATGCGCCGACGCGATCTACGCCCGGCTCTCGGGCGAAAGCCCGTTCTTCGACAGCCGCATCGCCTACATCGCCGAGAGCGGGCCGAAGAATCGCCGGATCAAGCGCCTCGCCATCATGGATTCCGACGGCGCCAACCACCGCTTCCTGACCAACGGCCAGTCGACCGTTCTGACTCCGCGTTTCTCGCCGGACTACAAGCAGATCGTCTATCTGAGCTACATCGAGAACCGGCCGCGCATCTACATCTACGATATCGGCACCGGCCGGCAGCGGGTGGTGACCGAGAGCGCCAACCAGACCTTCGCGCCTCGTTTCTCGCCCGATGGCCGCTGGATCCTCTATTCGATGGCGGTCGGCGGCAACACCGACATCTATCGAATCTCCGCCAGCGGCGGACAGCCGCAGCGATTGACCAACACGCCGGGTATCGACGTCGGCGGGAGCTATTCTCCCGACGGCTCGAAGATCGTGTTCGAGAGCGATCGCTCCGGCAAGCAGCAGCTGTACGTGATGGACGCCGACGGCTCGAACCAGCGCCGGATCAGCTTCGGCGGAGGCTCCTACGCGACTCCCGAGTGGAGCCCGCGCGGTGACCTCATCGCCTTCACCAAGATCGCCGGGAATTTCCGCGTCGGCGTGATGACTCCGGACGGCAGCGGCGAGCGTTTGCTCACCAACAGCTGGCAGGACGAGGCGCCGACCTGGTCGCCGAACGGCCGCGTGATCCAGTTCTTCCGCACCAGCCAGGGCCGCAGCGGCGGCTCGAGCGTGTGGCAGGTCGATCTCACAGGCGTCAACGAGCGTCGCATCCCGACCCCGCTGGAAGGCTCGGACCCGACCTGGGGTCCGCTGCTTCCCTAA
- a CDS encoding toxin-antitoxin system HicB family antitoxin codes for MAPPPKKSFPLRIEPALWDALERTAGAEFRSVNAQIECLLREALQRRGVRIAPPEARRRGRPPRQESGESEE; via the coding sequence ATGGCCCCGCCCCCCAAGAAATCCTTTCCGTTGCGCATAGAGCCGGCCCTCTGGGACGCGCTCGAGCGCACGGCCGGGGCCGAGTTCCGCAGCGTCAACGCCCAGATCGAGTGCCTCCTTCGGGAGGCGCTCCAGCGTCGCGGCGTGCGGATCGCCCCGCCCGAGGCACGCCGCCGTGGAAGACCGCCCCGCCAGGAGAGTGGCGAAAGCGAGGAGTGA
- the tolQ gene encoding protein TolQ yields the protein MANVELAGGAVSPVALFLQADIIVKSVMIGLLLASLWTWAIIIGHWLKVRRLSSESERFEKDFWKADDIDRFYEQRGKVDTPSAKVFAAGIAEWRRSTAGSKVDREGTRARLAVAMHSAVGAEVDRIASRLNILATVGSVAPFVGLFGTVWGIMRSFTSIAGANNTSLAVVAPGIAEALFATALGLFAAIPAVIAYNRMTYGVNRIEARLQRFADGFHGTLSRELDQEG from the coding sequence GTGGCCAATGTCGAACTGGCGGGTGGTGCAGTGTCGCCCGTCGCTCTGTTTCTTCAAGCGGACATCATCGTCAAATCGGTGATGATCGGCCTTCTGCTCGCCAGCCTGTGGACCTGGGCGATCATCATCGGTCACTGGCTGAAGGTTCGCCGGCTGTCGTCGGAGAGCGAACGTTTCGAGAAGGATTTCTGGAAGGCGGACGATATCGACCGCTTCTACGAGCAGCGCGGCAAGGTCGACACGCCGAGCGCCAAGGTGTTTGCCGCCGGCATCGCCGAATGGCGCCGCTCCACCGCCGGCAGCAAGGTCGATCGCGAGGGTACGAGGGCGCGGCTTGCAGTCGCGATGCACAGTGCGGTCGGCGCCGAGGTCGATCGCATCGCCAGCCGGCTCAACATACTGGCGACGGTCGGATCGGTGGCGCCTTTCGTGGGCCTGTTCGGCACCGTGTGGGGCATCATGCGCAGCTTCACGTCGATCGCCGGCGCCAACAATACCAGCCTGGCGGTGGTTGCGCCCGGCATCGCGGAGGCGCTGTTCGCCACCGCGCTCGGCCTGTTTGCGGCGATTCCGGCGGTCATCGCCTATAACCGCATGACCTACGGCGTGAACCGGATCGAAGCGCGCCTCCAGCGCTTCGCCGACGGCTTCCACGGCACGTTGAGCCGCGAACTGGATCAAGAGGGCTGA